In Serratia sp. FDAARGOS_506, a genomic segment contains:
- the mgrA gene encoding L-glyceraldehyde 3-phosphate reductase yields the protein MSYQASPTRYQDMEYRRCGRSGLKLPAVSLGLWHNFGDTTLYDNARGLIRCAFDRGITHFDLANNYGPPPGAAEENFGRIINGDLRAWRDELIVSSKAGYTMWPGPYGDWGSKKYLVASLDQSLKRMGLEYVDVFYHHRPDPDTPLEETMAALDLLVRQGKALYVGLSNYPAERARHAFDILQRLGTPCVIHQPKYSMFERGPETALLETLAEHGVGSIAFSPLAGGLLTDRYLHGIPQDSRAASGSRFLQPEQLTAERLDKVRRLDALARQRGQKLSQMALAWVLRGDRVTSVLIGASKNAQIEDAVGMLANRHFSEEELAQIEQILL from the coding sequence ATGTCCTACCAAGCCTCCCCTACGCGTTATCAAGATATGGAATACCGGCGCTGCGGCCGCAGCGGGCTGAAGCTGCCCGCCGTCTCACTCGGGCTGTGGCACAACTTCGGCGACACCACGCTGTACGACAACGCCCGCGGTCTAATCCGTTGCGCCTTCGATCGCGGCATTACCCATTTCGATCTGGCCAACAACTACGGCCCACCGCCCGGCGCCGCCGAGGAAAATTTTGGCCGCATTATCAACGGCGATCTGCGGGCCTGGCGCGACGAGCTGATCGTCTCGTCCAAAGCCGGCTACACCATGTGGCCCGGCCCCTATGGCGACTGGGGCTCAAAAAAGTATCTGGTCGCCAGCCTCGATCAGAGCCTAAAGCGCATGGGATTGGAGTATGTGGATGTCTTTTATCACCACAGGCCGGATCCGGACACGCCGCTGGAAGAAACCATGGCGGCGCTGGATCTGCTGGTTCGCCAGGGCAAAGCGCTGTATGTCGGCCTGTCCAACTACCCGGCCGAGCGCGCGCGACACGCGTTCGACATTCTGCAGCGGCTCGGCACGCCATGCGTGATCCACCAGCCGAAATATTCGATGTTCGAACGCGGGCCGGAGACGGCGCTGCTGGAGACGCTGGCGGAGCATGGCGTCGGGTCGATCGCCTTCTCGCCGCTGGCGGGCGGCCTGCTGACCGACCGCTACCTGCACGGCATCCCGCAAGATTCCCGCGCCGCCAGCGGCAGCCGCTTCCTGCAGCCGGAGCAGCTGACCGCGGAGCGGCTGGACAAGGTGCGCCGCCTCGATGCGCTGGCGCGGCAACGCGGGCAGAAGCTGTCGCAAATGGCGCTGGCCTGGGTGCTGCGCGGCGATCGCGTCACTTCGGTGCTGATCGGCGCCAGCAAGAATGCGCAGATAGAAGACGCGGTAGGCATGCTGGCCAATCGTCATTTCAGTGAAGAAGAGCTCGCGCAGATAGAGCAAATTCTACTGTAA
- a CDS encoding NupC/NupG family nucleoside CNT transporter, with protein sequence MSHIAHFALAIVVVAILALLVCRDRKSIRIRYVIQLLVIEVLLAYFFLHSEAGLGFVKGFAALFDKLLGFAGQGTDFVFGGMGDKGLAFFFLKVLCPIVFISALIGILQYIKVLPFIIRIIGTVLSKVNGMGKLESFNAVSSLILGQSENFIAYKDILGKMSEKRMYTMAATAMSTVSMSIVGAYMTMLDAKFVVAALVLNMFSTFIVLSLVNPYDTNKEEELHLGNLHEGQSFFEMLGEYILAGFKVAIIVAAMLIGFIALIAALNGVFSAIFGLSFQEILGYFFYPFAWIMGIPKHEALQVGSIMATKLVSNEFVAMMELQKVSAELSPRSLGILSVFLVSFANFSSIGIVAGAIKGLNEHQGNVVSRFGLKLVYGSTLVSILSASIAGLVLG encoded by the coding sequence ATGTCCCATATTGCGCACTTTGCGTTGGCGATAGTGGTGGTGGCGATCCTGGCCCTGTTGGTGTGCCGCGATCGCAAAAGCATCCGCATTCGCTATGTTATTCAATTACTGGTTATCGAAGTACTGCTGGCCTACTTTTTCCTGCATTCGGAAGCGGGTTTGGGCTTCGTAAAAGGATTTGCCGCGCTGTTTGACAAACTGCTCGGGTTTGCGGGACAAGGGACTGATTTCGTATTCGGCGGCATGGGCGACAAAGGCCTGGCGTTCTTCTTCCTGAAGGTGCTGTGCCCGATCGTCTTCATTTCGGCGCTGATCGGTATTCTGCAGTACATCAAAGTGCTGCCGTTCATCATCCGCATTATCGGTACCGTGCTGTCGAAAGTGAACGGCATGGGCAAGCTGGAGTCGTTCAACGCCGTCAGCTCGCTGATCCTGGGCCAATCCGAAAACTTCATCGCCTACAAGGATATCCTGGGCAAGATGTCGGAAAAGCGCATGTACACCATGGCGGCGACCGCGATGTCTACGGTTTCCATGTCCATCGTCGGCGCTTACATGACCATGCTGGACGCCAAGTTCGTGGTGGCGGCGCTGGTCTTGAACATGTTCAGCACCTTTATCGTGCTGTCGCTGGTCAACCCGTACGACACCAATAAAGAAGAAGAGCTGCACCTCGGCAACCTGCACGAAGGCCAGAGCTTCTTCGAAATGCTGGGTGAATACATCCTGGCTGGTTTCAAGGTAGCGATTATCGTTGCCGCGATGCTGATCGGCTTCATCGCCCTGATCGCCGCGCTCAACGGTGTGTTCAGCGCCATCTTCGGCTTGAGCTTCCAGGAAATCCTCGGCTACTTCTTCTATCCGTTCGCCTGGATCATGGGTATTCCTAAGCACGAAGCCCTGCAGGTCGGCAGCATCATGGCCACCAAGCTGGTTTCCAACGAGTTCGTGGCAATGATGGAGCTGCAGAAAGTGTCTGCCGAACTGTCGCCGCGCAGCCTGGGGATCCTGTCGGTGTTCCTGGTCTCCTTCGCCAACTTCTCTTCCATCGGCATCGTGGCCGGCGCGATCAAGGGTCTGAACGAACACCAGGGCAACGTGGTGTCGCGCTTTGGCCTGAAGCTGGTGTACGGCTCTACGCTGGTCAGCATCCTGTCCGCTTCCATCGCAGGCCTGGTGCTGGGCTAA
- a CDS encoding alpha-keto acid decarboxylase family protein, translated as MTQTYTVADYLLDRLAQIGIRHFFGVPGDYNLQFLDRVLAHPQITWVGCANELNAAYAADGYARCKPAAALLTTFGVGELSALNGVAGSYAEYLPVIHVVGTPAQRAQRAGDLLHHSLGDGDFTHFARIAKEVTVAQANLTADNAAVEIDRLIGAALLEHRPVYLMLPSDVAQAPLSAKPAPLMLRQAKLSRSALQAFIAAAREKLLSARRVSLLADFLADRFGAEAVLEQWLQEVDIPHATLLLGKGVLDENRAGFVGTYCGGASDPAVKQLIENADVVINVGVRLTDTITAGFTHHLPVEKCIDIQPFEAWVGRQRFSRIPMREAVQALHRLSLSLASRWPLPPIARPTLPETDGEGLDQHAFWRQIQDFLRPGDIVLADQGTACFGAAGLTLPYGCRLIVQALWGSIGYTLPATFGVQTAEPQRRAILLIGDGAAQLTVQELGSMLRDGLKPVIFVLNNQGYTIERAIHGPEQSYNDIARWNWTQLPPALAGERPVKALRVSDPDGLRQALREVADDDRLAFIEVMLPKMDMPELLDTVSRAIQARNAAA; from the coding sequence ATGACTCAGACCTATACGGTGGCCGACTATCTGCTCGATCGTCTGGCCCAAATCGGCATCCGTCATTTCTTCGGCGTGCCGGGGGATTACAACCTGCAATTCCTCGATCGCGTCCTCGCTCATCCACAAATCACCTGGGTAGGCTGCGCCAACGAGCTGAACGCCGCCTACGCCGCCGACGGCTACGCCCGCTGCAAACCGGCGGCGGCGTTGCTCACCACCTTTGGCGTCGGGGAGCTGAGCGCGTTGAATGGGGTGGCCGGCAGCTACGCCGAATACCTGCCGGTGATCCACGTGGTCGGCACACCGGCGCAGCGCGCTCAGCGCGCCGGTGATTTGCTGCATCATTCGCTGGGGGATGGCGACTTTACCCACTTCGCCCGGATAGCCAAAGAGGTGACCGTCGCGCAGGCCAACCTGACCGCCGACAACGCCGCCGTGGAGATAGACCGCCTGATCGGCGCCGCCTTGCTGGAGCACCGCCCGGTTTACCTGATGTTGCCCAGCGACGTTGCACAAGCGCCGTTGTCGGCCAAACCGGCGCCGCTGATGCTGCGTCAGGCCAAACTGTCGCGCAGCGCATTGCAGGCATTTATCGCTGCAGCGCGCGAAAAACTGCTGTCGGCGCGGCGGGTATCGCTGCTGGCGGACTTCCTTGCCGATCGCTTTGGCGCCGAAGCGGTGCTGGAGCAGTGGCTGCAGGAGGTCGATATCCCGCACGCTACGCTGCTGCTCGGCAAAGGCGTGCTGGATGAGAACCGAGCCGGGTTTGTCGGCACCTACTGCGGCGGCGCCAGCGATCCGGCGGTGAAACAGCTTATCGAAAACGCCGATGTGGTGATCAACGTCGGCGTGCGTTTGACCGACACCATCACTGCCGGTTTCACGCATCATTTGCCGGTGGAAAAATGTATCGACATTCAACCGTTCGAAGCCTGGGTCGGGCGGCAGCGCTTTAGCCGTATTCCGATGCGCGAGGCGGTGCAGGCGCTGCACCGTCTGAGCCTGTCGCTGGCGTCACGCTGGCCGTTGCCGCCGATCGCCCGCCCGACGCTGCCGGAAACCGATGGGGAAGGGCTGGATCAGCACGCCTTCTGGCGGCAGATACAGGATTTCCTGCGGCCCGGGGATATCGTGCTGGCCGATCAGGGCACCGCCTGTTTCGGCGCGGCGGGGCTGACGTTGCCGTATGGATGCCGCCTGATCGTGCAGGCGCTCTGGGGATCGATCGGCTATACCCTGCCGGCGACGTTCGGCGTACAGACCGCCGAACCGCAGCGGCGGGCAATATTGCTGATCGGCGACGGCGCCGCGCAACTGACCGTACAGGAACTGGGATCGATGCTGCGCGACGGGCTTAAGCCGGTGATCTTCGTGCTGAATAATCAGGGTTACACGATCGAGCGCGCCATCCACGGGCCGGAGCAAAGTTACAACGACATCGCGCGCTGGAACTGGACACAGCTGCCGCCGGCGCTGGCCGGCGAGCGGCCGGTGAAAGCGTTGCGGGTCAGCGATCCGGACGGACTGCGCCAGGCGCTGCGCGAGGTAGCGGACGACGATCGGCTGGCCTTCATCGAAGTGATGCTGCCGAAGATGGACATGCCGGAACTGCTCGATACCGTCTCACGCGCCATTCAGGCACGCAACGCCGCCGCTTAA
- the gltX gene encoding glutamate--tRNA ligase encodes MKIKTRFAPSPTGYLHVGGARTALYSWLFSRHAGGEFVLRIEDTDLERSTQDAIDAIMDGMNWLNLDWDEGPYFQTKRFDRYNAVIDEMLEQGTAYKCYCSKERLEALREKQMENGEKPRYDGHCRDSQCSHTDDEPHVVRFRNPQEGSVIFDDKIRGPIEFSNQELDDLIIRRTDGSPTYNFCVVVDDWDMEITHVIRGEDHINNTPRQINILKALGAPVPEYAHVSMILGDDGKKLSKRHGAVGVMQYREDGYLPQALLNYLVRLGWSHGDQEIFSIDEMKEFFTLEAINKSASAFNTEKLQWLNHHYINHMPAEEVAVHLAWHVEQLGLETRNGPELKDIVKLLGERCKTLKEMAESCRYFYEDFSEFDADAAKKHLRPVARQPLEAVRAKLAAITVWTPENVHDAIQGTADELGVGMGKVGMPLRVAVTGAGQSPGMDVTVHAIGQKRSLQRIDMALAYIAEREAQA; translated from the coding sequence ATGAAAATCAAAACCCGTTTTGCACCGAGCCCGACCGGCTATCTTCACGTCGGCGGCGCGCGTACCGCACTTTACTCCTGGTTGTTCAGCCGCCATGCGGGCGGTGAGTTCGTTCTGCGTATCGAAGATACCGATCTGGAACGCTCCACCCAGGACGCGATCGACGCAATTATGGATGGCATGAACTGGTTGAACCTGGATTGGGATGAAGGCCCGTATTTCCAGACCAAGCGTTTCGATCGTTACAACGCGGTCATCGACGAGATGCTGGAGCAGGGCACGGCCTATAAATGCTATTGCTCCAAGGAACGTCTGGAAGCGCTGCGCGAGAAGCAGATGGAAAACGGCGAGAAGCCGCGTTACGACGGCCACTGCCGCGACAGCCAGTGCAGCCACACCGACGACGAGCCGCACGTGGTGCGCTTCCGCAACCCGCAGGAAGGCTCGGTGATCTTCGACGACAAAATTCGCGGCCCGATCGAATTCAGCAACCAGGAGCTGGACGATCTGATCATCCGCCGCACCGACGGTTCGCCAACTTATAACTTCTGCGTCGTCGTCGATGACTGGGATATGGAAATCACCCATGTGATCCGCGGCGAAGACCACATCAACAACACCCCGCGCCAGATCAACATTCTCAAAGCGCTGGGCGCGCCGGTGCCGGAATACGCGCACGTGTCGATGATCCTCGGTGACGACGGTAAAAAGCTGTCCAAGCGTCACGGCGCCGTGGGCGTTATGCAGTACCGCGAAGACGGCTATCTGCCGCAGGCGCTGCTGAACTACCTGGTGCGCCTGGGCTGGTCCCACGGCGATCAGGAGATCTTCTCCATCGACGAGATGAAAGAGTTCTTCACGCTGGAAGCGATCAACAAATCCGCCAGCGCGTTCAATACCGAGAAGCTGCAGTGGCTGAACCACCACTACATCAACCATATGCCGGCGGAAGAAGTGGCGGTGCACCTGGCATGGCACGTTGAGCAGCTCGGCCTTGAAACCCGCAACGGCCCGGAACTGAAAGACATCGTCAAGCTGCTGGGCGAGCGTTGCAAAACGCTGAAAGAGATGGCGGAGTCCTGCCGTTACTTCTACGAAGACTTCAGCGAGTTCGACGCCGACGCGGCCAAGAAGCACCTGCGCCCGGTGGCGCGTCAGCCGTTGGAAGCGGTGCGCGCCAAGCTGGCCGCCATCACCGTCTGGACGCCGGAAAACGTGCACGACGCCATTCAGGGCACGGCGGATGAGCTGGGCGTCGGCATGGGTAAAGTCGGCATGCCGCTGCGCGTTGCGGTGACCGGCGCCGGCCAGTCGCCGGGCATGGACGTGACCGTGCATGCGATCGGCCAGAAGCGTTCGCTGCAGCGCATCGACATGGCGCTGGCTTACATCGCCGAGCGCGAAGCGCAAGCCTGA
- a CDS encoding Nramp family divalent metal transporter, with protein sequence MLNSRVVETTSGRSARKIKLSLMGPAFIAAIGYIDPGNFATNIQAGASFGYSLLWVVVWANVMAMLIQLLSAKLGIATGKNLAEHIRDRFPRPAVWAYWVQAEIIAMATDLAEFIGAAIGFKLLLGVSLLQGAVLTGIATFLILMLQKRGQKPLELVIGGLLLFVAAAYIVELAFSQPQVAPLLKGMALPDLPNGDAVFLAAGVLGATIMPHVIYLHSSLTQIGGEHDKAERYAATKVDVAVAMTIAGFVNLAMMATAAAAFHFSGHSGIADLDVAYLTLQPLLGQAAATVFGLSLVAAGLSSTVVGTLAGQVVMQGFVHFHIPLWLRRAVTMLPSFIVIMLGMDATRILVLSQVLLSFGIALALVPLLAFTGNRALMGEMVNGPVVQNLGKLIVLVVVGLNGYLLIGSVM encoded by the coding sequence ATGCTGAACAGTCGCGTGGTTGAAACCACCTCTGGGCGCTCCGCCAGAAAAATCAAACTCTCGCTGATGGGGCCTGCCTTCATCGCCGCTATCGGCTATATCGATCCCGGTAACTTCGCCACCAATATCCAGGCCGGCGCCTCGTTCGGCTACAGCCTGCTGTGGGTGGTGGTTTGGGCTAACGTGATGGCGATGCTGATCCAGCTTTTGTCTGCCAAGCTGGGCATCGCCACCGGGAAAAACCTGGCCGAGCATATTCGCGATCGCTTTCCGCGGCCGGCGGTGTGGGCCTATTGGGTGCAGGCGGAGATCATCGCCATGGCGACCGATCTGGCCGAGTTTATCGGCGCGGCGATCGGCTTCAAGCTGCTGCTCGGCGTTTCCCTGTTGCAGGGCGCAGTGCTGACCGGCATCGCCACCTTTTTAATCTTGATGCTGCAAAAGCGCGGGCAAAAGCCGCTGGAGCTGGTGATTGGCGGCCTGCTGCTGTTCGTCGCTGCCGCTTATATCGTCGAGCTGGCGTTCTCCCAGCCGCAGGTCGCGCCGCTGCTGAAGGGCATGGCGCTGCCCGATCTGCCTAACGGCGATGCGGTATTTCTGGCCGCCGGGGTATTGGGCGCCACCATCATGCCGCATGTGATCTACCTGCATTCGTCGCTCACCCAAATCGGCGGCGAGCACGACAAGGCGGAACGCTATGCCGCCACCAAAGTCGATGTCGCCGTGGCCATGACCATTGCCGGTTTCGTTAACCTGGCGATGATGGCCACCGCCGCCGCCGCGTTTCATTTCAGCGGCCACAGCGGCATCGCCGATCTTGACGTGGCTTACCTGACGCTGCAACCGCTGCTCGGGCAAGCCGCTGCCACCGTGTTTGGCCTGAGCCTGGTGGCCGCCGGCCTCTCCTCTACCGTGGTGGGCACGCTGGCGGGGCAGGTGGTGATGCAAGGGTTCGTGCATTTCCATATCCCGCTGTGGCTGCGGCGCGCGGTGACCATGCTGCCGTCGTTTATCGTCATCATGCTGGGGATGGATGCGACGCGCATTCTGGTGCTGAGCCAGGTGCTGCTCAGCTTCGGCATTGCGCTGGCGCTGGTGCCGCTGCTGGCTTTCACCGGCAATCGGGCGCTGATGGGGGAGATGGTCAACGGTCCAGTGGTACAAAACCTGGGCAAGCTCATCGTGCTGGTGGTGGTGGGATTGAACGGCTATCTGCTGATCGGCAGCGTGATGTAG
- the fepB gene encoding Fe2+-enterobactin ABC transporter substrate-binding protein, with protein MTLSLRQLFIAFIATSSLLLSGCGPDDKSDGQKPSAPAADSSWPRTIDSAKGKFTLEKPPQRIVSTSVTITGTLLAIDAPVVASGATSPNPLVADKQGFFTQWSEVAKQRHVERLYQVEPNAEAVAAAAPDLIVVAATGGDSALKLYDQLSAIAPTLVLDYGDKSWQQLASELGEITGHEAGAKQAEDRFEQRVEQVKQAIALPPQPTTPLVYADNGREAMLWTPGSAQGKLLTQLGFQLAIPPESAKGNASMGKRHDIIQISGEKMAEGLNGKTLILFATNERKVQEVLTNPFLKHLEPVEQRHVYAVGNDTFRLDYYSATNMLNQIERLFKKP; from the coding sequence ATGACCCTATCCTTACGCCAGCTGTTCATTGCATTTATCGCCACTTCCAGCCTGCTGCTCAGCGGCTGCGGCCCGGACGACAAGAGCGACGGGCAGAAACCGTCCGCCCCTGCTGCCGACAGCAGTTGGCCGCGCACCATCGACAGCGCCAAAGGGAAGTTCACGCTGGAAAAACCGCCGCAGCGCATCGTGTCCACCAGCGTCACCATCACCGGCACGCTGCTGGCTATCGACGCCCCGGTGGTCGCCAGCGGCGCCACCAGCCCGAACCCTCTGGTGGCCGATAAACAAGGCTTCTTTACCCAGTGGAGCGAGGTAGCCAAACAGCGCCACGTCGAACGGCTGTATCAAGTGGAGCCCAATGCTGAAGCCGTTGCCGCCGCCGCGCCGGATTTGATCGTCGTCGCCGCGACCGGCGGAGATTCGGCGTTGAAACTGTACGATCAGCTGTCGGCCATTGCGCCGACGCTGGTGCTCGATTATGGCGACAAAAGCTGGCAACAGCTGGCCAGCGAGCTCGGCGAAATCACCGGCCATGAAGCCGGCGCCAAACAGGCGGAGGATCGTTTCGAACAGCGCGTGGAGCAAGTGAAACAGGCGATCGCGCTGCCGCCGCAGCCGACCACTCCGCTGGTATATGCCGACAACGGCCGCGAGGCCATGCTGTGGACGCCGGGTTCCGCCCAGGGCAAGCTGCTGACCCAGCTCGGCTTCCAACTGGCCATCCCGCCGGAAAGCGCCAAAGGCAATGCCAGCATGGGTAAACGCCATGACATCATCCAAATCTCCGGCGAAAAAATGGCCGAGGGCCTGAACGGCAAAACGCTGATCCTGTTCGCCACCAACGAGCGTAAAGTGCAAGAGGTGCTGACCAACCCGTTCCTCAAACATCTGGAGCCGGTGGAACAGCGGCACGTCTACGCCGTCGGCAACGACACTTTCCGTCTCGATTACTACAGCGCCACCAACATGCTGAACCAAATCGAACGACTGTTCAAAAAGCCCTGA
- a CDS encoding DUF2502 domain-containing protein, with protein sequence MFKPLFLAAILAATALPAAQQAHAEGLSIDLMPGVSLRIGDQDNRGRYWDGYDWRDRDWWQGHQGRYLGDRSPRGYYWDGYRWRDRDYWRKYYYSRDGRYYKCDHRCDKHYWKKEKKHHHDHDRDRWRRHGDDDRD encoded by the coding sequence ATGTTTAAACCTCTGTTCTTGGCCGCCATCTTGGCGGCGACGGCGCTGCCCGCCGCACAGCAGGCTCACGCCGAAGGGCTCAGCATCGATCTGATGCCGGGCGTTTCATTGCGCATCGGCGATCAGGACAATCGCGGCCGTTACTGGGACGGTTACGACTGGCGCGATCGCGACTGGTGGCAAGGCCATCAGGGCCGCTATCTCGGCGACCGCAGCCCGCGTGGCTATTACTGGGACGGCTATCGCTGGCGCGACCGCGACTATTGGCGCAAATATTACTACTCGCGCGATGGCCGTTATTACAAGTGTGACCACCGTTGCGACAAGCATTACTGGAAGAAAGAGAAAAAACACCACCACGATCATGATCGCGATCGCTGGCGCCGCCACGGCGATGACGACCGCGATTAA
- a CDS encoding formate/nitrite transporter family protein codes for MSLHSPKEIAALAVQAGVNKSRAPLANLLILGFLAGAFIATGFLLDIHVIGTLPAEWGSFGALLGAAVFPIGLILTILAGGELLTGNMMTLPMAWFAREIPAIAVLRNWFWVTLANLAGSLAVAYFFGHLLGLTEGAFLHKTLAIAQAKVDADFLHAFISGVGCNWLVCLAVWLAFASKDVPGKVIGMWFPVMAFVAIGFQHVVANMFIIPAAIFAGGMGWEQYLPNFVAVFLGNALGGAGFVGLMYFLAYRPGLPASEQA; via the coding sequence ATGTCTTTGCATTCACCAAAAGAAATCGCCGCCCTCGCCGTTCAGGCCGGGGTAAACAAAAGCCGCGCCCCTCTCGCTAATCTGTTGATTCTGGGCTTTCTCGCCGGCGCTTTTATTGCCACCGGCTTTCTGCTGGATATTCACGTCATCGGCACCCTGCCGGCCGAATGGGGCTCTTTCGGCGCCCTGTTGGGTGCCGCGGTCTTTCCTATCGGTTTGATCCTGACCATTCTGGCCGGTGGAGAACTGCTGACCGGCAACATGATGACCTTGCCGATGGCCTGGTTTGCCCGTGAAATCCCCGCCATCGCCGTGCTACGCAATTGGTTTTGGGTCACCCTGGCCAACCTGGCCGGCAGCCTGGCCGTCGCCTACTTCTTCGGCCATTTGCTGGGCCTGACCGAAGGCGCGTTCTTGCATAAGACGCTGGCGATCGCGCAGGCCAAAGTGGATGCGGACTTCCTGCACGCCTTCATTTCCGGCGTCGGCTGCAATTGGCTGGTCTGCCTGGCGGTGTGGTTAGCCTTCGCCAGCAAGGATGTGCCGGGCAAAGTGATCGGCATGTGGTTCCCGGTCATGGCTTTTGTCGCCATCGGCTTCCAGCACGTGGTGGCGAATATGTTCATCATCCCGGCGGCCATCTTTGCCGGCGGCATGGGCTGGGAGCAGTATCTGCCCAATTTCGTCGCGGTATTTCTCGGCAACGCGCTGGGGGGCGCCGGCTTTGTCGGGCTGATGTATTTCCTCGCCTACCGCCCGGGGCTGCCGGCTAGCGAGCAAGCCTGA
- the fepD gene encoding Fe(3+)-siderophore ABC transporter permease, producing the protein MNVPTPTERTLSSAPHAAYASGFKRIAGFGIGLALLLLCIIASLMLGSKAIPFHTVWLSLQGAASGSDSTIILNARVPRTLAGILAGMALGAAGALIQALTRNPLADPGVLGINAGASFAVVIGIMFFGAATTESYMAYAFIGAALTTLLVYLIGTLAGGRINPVRLTLAGVAIGAVLLGITTGLSLIDPQTFDQLRFWQAGTLDIRTLSTLPVTAPAILLGCLLTLIIARPLNTIGMGEDLAIALGARVVLTQVVAVIAITLLCGAATATVGPISFIGLMVPHIARWWVGPDQRWILPYSMLLAPILLLCADVAGRLLAAGELRVSIVAAFIGAPVLIWLVRRKKTLGGL; encoded by the coding sequence GTGAACGTACCCACTCCGACTGAGCGGACGCTTTCGTCCGCACCGCACGCAGCTTACGCCAGTGGCTTCAAACGCATCGCCGGGTTCGGTATCGGCTTGGCGCTGTTGCTGCTGTGCATCATTGCCAGCCTGATGCTGGGTTCCAAAGCCATCCCCTTCCATACCGTCTGGCTCAGCCTGCAAGGCGCCGCGAGCGGTTCCGACAGCACCATCATTCTCAACGCCCGGGTACCTCGTACGCTGGCGGGCATCTTGGCCGGCATGGCGCTCGGCGCCGCCGGCGCGCTGATTCAGGCATTGACGCGCAATCCGCTGGCCGATCCCGGCGTGCTCGGCATCAACGCCGGCGCCAGCTTCGCCGTGGTCATCGGCATTATGTTTTTCGGCGCGGCCACCACCGAAAGCTATATGGCCTACGCCTTCATCGGCGCCGCCCTCACCACCCTGCTGGTTTACCTGATCGGCACGCTGGCGGGCGGGCGCATCAACCCGGTGCGGCTGACGCTGGCCGGCGTGGCGATCGGCGCGGTGTTGCTCGGCATCACCACCGGGCTGTCGCTTATCGATCCGCAAACCTTCGACCAACTGCGCTTCTGGCAGGCCGGCACGCTGGATATCCGCACGCTATCCACGCTGCCGGTCACCGCCCCCGCCATTCTGCTCGGCTGCCTGCTGACGCTGATCATCGCCCGGCCGCTGAATACTATCGGCATGGGGGAAGATCTGGCTATCGCGCTTGGCGCGCGCGTGGTGCTGACTCAGGTCGTCGCGGTGATCGCCATCACGCTGCTGTGCGGCGCGGCGACCGCCACCGTCGGCCCAATCAGCTTTATCGGCCTGATGGTGCCGCATATCGCCCGCTGGTGGGTCGGCCCCGACCAGCGCTGGATCCTGCCCTACTCCATGCTGCTGGCGCCGATTTTACTGCTGTGCGCCGACGTGGCCGGCCGGCTGCTGGCGGCCGGTGAGCTGCGAGTTTCCATCGTGGCGGCGTTTATCGGCGCGCCGGTGCTGATCTGGCTGGTGCGCCGCAAGAAAACGCTGGGGGGTCTGTGA